In a genomic window of Occallatibacter riparius:
- a CDS encoding NADH-quinone oxidoreductase subunit A: protein MNSGSIPYHWQYVPLLLQILVAFGMGAAMVAGSWFIGRHRNSATKMAAYECGIVAVGDARQRFSVRFYMVAMLFILFDVEAVFMMPWAVIYRKLPAITGSHLFGFWEMLVYLGFIAVGLYYIVRKGILDWSLDKADL, encoded by the coding sequence ATGAATAGCGGATCGATTCCCTACCACTGGCAGTATGTGCCGCTCCTGCTGCAAATCCTGGTGGCGTTCGGCATGGGTGCGGCGATGGTGGCCGGGTCGTGGTTTATCGGGCGGCACCGGAACAGTGCGACCAAGATGGCCGCTTATGAATGTGGAATTGTGGCCGTGGGCGACGCGCGGCAGCGGTTCAGCGTGCGCTTCTACATGGTGGCGATGCTGTTCATCCTGTTCGATGTGGAAGCGGTGTTCATGATGCCCTGGGCGGTGATCTACCGCAAGCTTCCCGCGATCACCGGATCGCATCTGTTCGGATTCTGGGAGATGTTGGTGTATCTCGGATTCATCGCGGTGGGCCTGTACTACATCGTGCGCAAGGGCATCCTGGACTGGAGCCTGGACAAGGCGGATCTTTAA
- a CDS encoding alpha/beta hydrolase — MILLSASLCTILTAQQKPAAQPFDMASAFPPKMQSFPLYGDEAIPNSKPGPDEETGTNTGWVQRVSRPKIEVYLPAKVKATGAGVLVIPGGGYAGLSYEFEGTQQAAFFVDHGIAAFVVKYRLPSDKTMVDKSIGPLQDAQQAIRFVRQHAREWNVDPSRVGVIGFSAGGHVATTLATHFSKAYVDNPDQVSLRPDFLIAVYPVISMDAKITHMDSRKALLGANPSDDLVRLFSNELQVTPETPPTLLLHASDDRLVDVDNTIQFYEALRHAGVPVEARLFEKGQHGFFLMPRDRWQGAILEWLETNGWLCARGK; from the coding sequence TTGATTTTGCTTTCCGCCAGCCTGTGCACGATTTTGACCGCACAGCAGAAGCCGGCGGCCCAGCCGTTCGACATGGCCAGCGCGTTTCCACCGAAGATGCAAAGCTTTCCGCTGTACGGGGACGAGGCGATTCCCAATTCGAAGCCCGGTCCCGACGAGGAGACGGGTACGAATACGGGCTGGGTGCAGAGGGTGTCGCGGCCGAAGATCGAGGTGTATCTGCCGGCGAAGGTGAAGGCTACCGGGGCGGGAGTGCTGGTTATTCCCGGCGGTGGGTACGCCGGGCTGAGCTACGAGTTTGAGGGCACGCAGCAGGCGGCATTTTTCGTCGATCACGGGATCGCGGCGTTTGTGGTGAAGTATCGGCTGCCCAGCGATAAGACGATGGTGGACAAATCCATTGGGCCGCTCCAGGACGCGCAGCAGGCGATTCGTTTCGTGCGCCAGCACGCGCGGGAGTGGAATGTGGATCCGTCGCGCGTGGGCGTCATCGGATTTTCGGCGGGCGGCCATGTGGCCACGACGCTGGCCACGCACTTCAGCAAGGCATATGTCGACAACCCCGATCAGGTGAGCCTCCGGCCTGACTTCCTGATCGCGGTGTATCCGGTGATCAGCATGGACGCCAAGATCACCCACATGGATTCGCGCAAAGCGCTGCTGGGCGCGAATCCGAGCGACGACCTTGTCCGGCTGTTCTCAAATGAGTTGCAGGTGACGCCCGAGACGCCGCCGACGCTGCTTCTTCACGCGAGTGACGATCGCCTGGTGGACGTGGACAATACCATCCAGTTTTATGAGGCATTGCGGCACGCAGGTGTGCCCGTTGAGGCGCGCCTGTTTGAAAAGGGACAGCATGGCTTCTTTCTGATGCCGCGCGATCGCTGGCAGGGGGCGATTTTGGAGTGGCTGGAAACGAACGGGTGGTTGTGCGCGCGGGGGAAATAA
- the nuoD gene encoding NADH dehydrogenase (quinone) subunit D produces the protein MPTLPEVGTPILQAPTAEGSRDQHMVLNMGPQHPSTHGVLRLVLEIDGEIVVRMYPEIGYLHTGIEKTCEAKFYQQVVPLTDRVDYLGPMNNNLVYSLAVEKLLELEIPAKAQWLRVLLSELTRINSHLIWLGTHAMDIGALTVFLYTFREREDLLRIFEAVSGQRMMTSYIRIGGLSMEPPLGWLERVQNFISTFPEKIDEYSNLLTGNPIFVNRLKGIGHLSGPDALALGVTGPVMRASGIDFDVRRDMPYSSYEKFQFTVPVSNDCDVWARYVCRLEEMRQSVKICQQVLDGMPEGPIKANAPKILLPDREEMKTQMEALIHHFKIVTEGFPVPAGEVYQSIESGHGQVGYYIVSDGGPKPYRCHMRYPSFADLQALETMCKGRLLADVVAVIGSIDIVLGEIDR, from the coding sequence ATGCCGACGCTGCCCGAAGTAGGCACTCCTATATTGCAGGCTCCGACAGCGGAGGGCTCGCGCGATCAGCACATGGTGCTGAACATGGGCCCGCAGCATCCTTCGACGCACGGCGTCCTGCGGCTGGTGCTGGAGATCGACGGCGAGATCGTGGTGCGGATGTATCCCGAGATTGGGTATCTGCATACGGGGATCGAGAAGACCTGCGAGGCGAAGTTTTATCAGCAGGTGGTTCCGCTGACGGACCGGGTGGACTACCTGGGGCCGATGAACAACAACCTGGTCTACTCGCTGGCGGTGGAGAAGCTGCTGGAGTTGGAGATTCCGGCCAAGGCGCAGTGGCTGCGGGTGCTGCTGAGCGAGCTGACGCGGATCAATTCGCACCTTATATGGTTGGGCACGCACGCCATGGATATTGGCGCGCTGACGGTGTTCCTTTACACGTTCCGGGAACGCGAGGATTTGCTGCGCATCTTTGAGGCTGTGAGCGGGCAGCGGATGATGACGTCGTATATCCGCATTGGCGGGCTGAGCATGGAGCCGCCGCTGGGATGGCTGGAGCGGGTGCAGAATTTTATCTCCACGTTCCCGGAGAAGATTGACGAGTATTCGAACCTGCTGACGGGGAATCCGATTTTTGTGAACCGGCTGAAGGGGATCGGGCATTTGTCAGGTCCGGACGCGCTGGCACTGGGCGTTACGGGGCCGGTAATGCGGGCTTCGGGGATTGACTTCGATGTCCGGCGGGACATGCCGTACTCGAGCTACGAGAAGTTCCAGTTCACGGTGCCGGTTTCGAATGATTGCGATGTGTGGGCGCGGTATGTGTGCCGCCTGGAAGAGATGCGGCAGAGCGTGAAGATCTGCCAGCAGGTGCTGGATGGGATGCCGGAAGGGCCGATCAAGGCGAATGCGCCGAAGATTCTGCTTCCGGATCGCGAAGAGATGAAGACGCAGATGGAGGCGTTGATCCATCACTTCAAGATTGTGACGGAAGGGTTCCCGGTGCCGGCGGGCGAGGTGTATCAATCGATCGAGTCGGGGCACGGACAGGTTGGGTACTACATAGTGAGTGACGGTGGGCCGAAGCCGTATCGGTGCCACATGCGGTATCCATCGTTTGCGGATCTGCAGGCGCTGGAGACGATGTGCAAGGGACGGCTGCTGGCGGATGTGGTGGCGGTGATTGGGTCGATTGACATTGTGCTGGGCGAGATTGACCGGTAA
- a CDS encoding class I SAM-dependent methyltransferase, whose translation MLQNQGEAAWLDLCCGAGRALLQAAAAIEGAGPASRIQLLGVDLVPMFDPIPTGLSQIRLISASVETWQTQQRFDLITCVHGLHYIGDKLGLLQRAARWMRGNGLLMAHLDYRNLRITGKQQSGAVIGKDLRRAGFEYMPGRHLLIRKGATTPVVLPYRYLGADDSAGPNYTGQSAVESFYERVQV comes from the coding sequence ATTCTTCAAAACCAAGGGGAAGCTGCGTGGCTCGATCTTTGTTGCGGCGCCGGACGGGCATTGCTCCAGGCGGCCGCTGCCATCGAAGGAGCTGGCCCTGCCTCCCGAATCCAGTTGCTCGGTGTGGATCTCGTCCCCATGTTCGATCCCATACCAACTGGCCTGAGTCAGATCCGTCTGATTTCTGCATCCGTGGAGACATGGCAGACACAACAGCGGTTTGATCTGATCACGTGTGTTCACGGCCTCCATTACATCGGCGACAAGCTTGGCCTTCTTCAGCGGGCGGCCCGATGGATGAGAGGGAATGGCCTCCTCATGGCGCACTTGGACTATCGAAATCTGAGAATCACTGGCAAACAGCAATCCGGCGCGGTGATCGGCAAGGACCTCCGTCGCGCCGGATTTGAATACATGCCGGGTCGGCATCTGCTGATTCGAAAGGGCGCCACTACTCCCGTCGTCCTTCCTTACCGTTATTTGGGCGCTGACGATAGTGCTGGGCCTAATTACACCGGACAATCGGCTGTCGAGTCCTTTTATGAGAGGGTTCAGGTCTGA
- a CDS encoding cytochrome c oxidase subunit 3, protein MPIAFSSRAPVEVERKEPGIGGKPPVDRRPTGGGGGGGDDDWQSPRKGPRERLQRIRFFVFFALAGDMMFFAALVVLFFARQAGMHMDPRSHEMIGDWHPIELPPILYLNTAILLLSSVTMEFARRHIFREIDVLEEWLGLGRPALRRALPWLGATLAMGALFVTGQVIAWKQLTAEGFEFGGRSTPASYFFYLVTGLHAAHLVLGVLALMLCVTALGWFKRVESRQIAVDVTGWYWHTLGAAWILLFAVLAVGQ, encoded by the coding sequence ATGCCCATCGCCTTTAGCAGCCGCGCTCCCGTTGAAGTAGAACGGAAAGAACCAGGAATTGGGGGGAAGCCCCCTGTTGACCGCCGGCCCACCGGCGGAGGGGGCGGCGGAGGCGACGACGATTGGCAAAGTCCCCGAAAAGGGCCTCGAGAGCGGCTCCAGCGCATCCGGTTCTTTGTGTTCTTCGCTCTAGCTGGGGACATGATGTTCTTCGCGGCACTGGTGGTGCTGTTCTTCGCGCGGCAGGCGGGGATGCACATGGACCCGCGGAGCCACGAGATGATCGGCGACTGGCACCCGATCGAGCTGCCTCCAATTCTGTATCTCAATACTGCAATTCTTCTTTTGAGCAGCGTGACGATGGAGTTTGCGCGAAGGCACATCTTCCGAGAGATCGATGTGCTGGAAGAGTGGCTGGGGCTGGGGCGGCCCGCGCTCCGGCGAGCGCTGCCGTGGCTGGGGGCGACACTGGCGATGGGCGCGCTCTTTGTGACCGGCCAGGTGATTGCCTGGAAGCAGCTGACAGCAGAGGGATTCGAGTTCGGCGGCCGATCGACGCCGGCGAGCTACTTCTTCTATCTCGTAACGGGGCTGCATGCGGCGCACCTTGTGCTGGGGGTGCTGGCGCTGATGTTGTGCGTGACGGCGCTGGGCTGGTTCAAGCGGGTGGAGTCGCGGCAGATTGCCGTGGACGTGACGGGCTGGTACTGGCATACGCTGGGCGCGGCCTGGATCCTTCTGTTTGCGGTGCTGGCGGTGGGGCAGTAA
- a CDS encoding type II toxin-antitoxin system HicB family antitoxin, which translates to MKQKFMVVYEHLEHNYSGFSPDIPGAGSVGDDLNEMRAMMKECLELYLSAIAEDGEPMPLPVTTSFDFGEIRVESVDHYVVEWLEVEVPEVQLATR; encoded by the coding sequence ATGAAGCAGAAGTTCATGGTCGTTTATGAGCATCTGGAGCACAACTACTCCGGCTTTTCGCCGGATATACCAGGAGCTGGTTCAGTAGGCGACGACCTGAATGAAATGCGGGCGATGATGAAGGAATGCTTGGAACTTTACCTAAGTGCAATCGCTGAAGATGGTGAGCCAATGCCATTACCTGTAACGACGAGTTTCGATTTTGGCGAGATTAGGGTTGAGTCGGTTGACCATTACGTGGTCGAGTGGTTGGAAGTTGAGGTTCCAGAAGTTCAGTTGGCGACTCGTTGA
- a CDS encoding NADH-quinone oxidoreductase subunit C, translating into MADAKTTLIGKAAVLESMAEHPAVTALLGWNADALTDARFDRGELTLTIAKDQIRGACETLIAAGYNAFQDVTAVDWFPSTPRFRVVYHACSHRYKHVIRLTVLVDESDPTVDSITPVWPGANYYEREVFDLFGIRFEGHPNLRRIMMPDEWVGHPLRKDYPVEGYR; encoded by the coding sequence ATGGCGGACGCTAAGACGACTCTGATCGGCAAGGCGGCCGTTCTGGAGAGCATGGCGGAGCATCCGGCGGTTACGGCATTGCTGGGATGGAATGCGGATGCGCTGACGGATGCGCGATTCGATCGCGGTGAGCTGACGCTGACGATTGCGAAGGACCAGATCAGGGGCGCGTGCGAGACGCTGATCGCGGCCGGATACAACGCATTTCAGGACGTAACGGCCGTGGACTGGTTCCCTTCTACGCCGCGGTTTCGGGTGGTGTATCACGCGTGTTCGCACAGGTACAAGCATGTGATTCGGCTCACGGTGCTGGTGGATGAGTCGGATCCGACGGTGGACTCGATCACACCGGTGTGGCCGGGGGCGAACTACTACGAGCGCGAAGTTTTCGATCTGTTCGGGATCCGGTTTGAGGGGCACCCGAACCTGCGCCGCATCATGATGCCGGACGAGTGGGTTGGGCATCCGCTACGGAAGGATTATCCGGTGGAGGGGTACCGGTAA
- the nuoH gene encoding NADH-quinone oxidoreductase subunit NuoH: MTILQFVLWSILKVIVVTVVLLMGVAYTVLLERKLVGRIQNRWGPSRVGPFGLLQPLVDGAKNFLKEDIIPGTVYRPLYLLAPILSLGCAMISISVVPFGSPDIAKDGFRFFQIADVNIGLLVILGITSVGVYGIALAGWSSNNKYSLLGSLRSSAQLISYELALGLSLVGVVLRAGTLNLREIVESQARHGILSWNLFGGLQFIGFFIYLMAAYAETNRAPFDLPEAESELTAGYHTEYSSMKFAMFFMAEYANMITVGCVATLLFLGGWTSPLGDLIGPFQSTFANVVFPIFWFVLKVFSFLFLYVWVRGTLPRFRYDQLMNFGWRFLLPLAILNVIGTSLWFAFKQ; encoded by the coding sequence GTGACGATTCTGCAGTTTGTACTTTGGAGCATCCTCAAGGTCATCGTGGTGACGGTGGTGCTGCTGATGGGCGTCGCCTACACGGTGCTGCTGGAGCGCAAGCTGGTGGGAAGGATCCAGAATCGCTGGGGACCCAGCCGCGTGGGTCCGTTTGGGCTGCTGCAGCCGCTGGTGGATGGCGCGAAGAATTTCCTGAAGGAAGACATCATTCCGGGGACGGTGTATCGGCCGCTGTATCTGCTGGCGCCGATTCTGTCGCTGGGCTGCGCGATGATTTCGATTTCGGTGGTGCCGTTCGGATCGCCTGACATTGCGAAGGACGGATTCCGGTTCTTTCAGATTGCGGATGTCAACATTGGGCTGCTGGTGATTCTGGGGATCACGTCGGTTGGCGTGTACGGGATTGCGCTGGCGGGTTGGTCGTCGAATAACAAGTATTCGCTGCTGGGTTCGCTGCGGTCATCGGCGCAGCTGATCAGCTATGAGCTGGCGCTGGGGTTGTCGCTGGTGGGCGTGGTGCTGCGGGCGGGCACGCTGAACCTGCGCGAGATTGTGGAGAGCCAGGCACGGCACGGGATTCTGAGCTGGAATTTGTTTGGCGGGCTGCAGTTTATCGGGTTCTTCATCTACCTGATGGCGGCGTATGCAGAGACCAATCGAGCGCCGTTCGATCTGCCGGAAGCCGAGAGCGAACTGACGGCGGGATATCACACCGAGTACAGTTCGATGAAGTTTGCGATGTTCTTCATGGCTGAGTACGCGAACATGATCACGGTGGGATGCGTGGCGACGCTCTTGTTCCTGGGCGGATGGACGAGCCCGCTGGGTGATCTGATCGGGCCGTTCCAGAGCACGTTTGCGAATGTGGTGTTTCCGATCTTCTGGTTTGTGCTGAAGGTGTTCAGCTTCCTGTTTCTGTATGTGTGGGTGCGCGGCACGCTGCCGCGTTTCCGCTATGACCAGTTGATGAATTTCGGCTGGCGGTTCCTGTTGCCGCTGGCAATTTTGAATGTAATTGGCACCAGCCTGTGGTTTGCGTTTAAGCAGTAG
- a CDS encoding transcriptional regulator, with amino-acid sequence MRVTQLDDQVYVELWVSLASLLRSYTAAHGLNGNRQATVELGEERITVRHDAAWLELVRDGAQVRWRREDGRDGLMELTEAGQLRTGEREEEMDMVAEAWARELMA; translated from the coding sequence ATGAGAGTGACTCAACTGGACGATCAGGTTTATGTCGAGCTGTGGGTTTCGCTGGCTTCCCTGCTCCGCAGTTACACCGCGGCGCATGGGTTGAATGGGAATCGGCAGGCCACGGTGGAGCTGGGCGAGGAACGGATTACGGTTCGGCATGACGCGGCCTGGCTGGAGTTGGTGCGGGATGGAGCGCAGGTCCGGTGGCGGCGCGAAGATGGGCGCGACGGTTTGATGGAATTGACGGAGGCCGGTCAGCTGAGAACCGGTGAACGCGAGGAAGAGATGGATATGGTGGCTGAGGCTTGGGCGCGGGAGTTGATGGCATGA
- the nuoF gene encoding NADH-quinone oxidoreductase subunit NuoF yields MPRLVSHPDEVKIVTRRFGMGATDINKYVELGGYQALAKCLAQGPEWTINEMKASNLRGRGGAGFPTGLKWSFVPKQSPKPKYVLVNGDESEPGTCKDHLIFLHDPHAVIEGTMIAGLAIGAKVGFIYLRGEYRYLLEIMERAVADAYAKGILGKNILGSDFEFNVITQTGAGAYEVGEESALMESLEGKRGVPRIKPPFPAVVGLYGGPTVINNAETIATVPHVISMGAAEYAAVGTERNGGTRLFGLSGHVERPGVYELPMGYNLKKMIYEVGGGIRGGRKLKAVVPGGSSTPVLLPEEIENLGMDFDQVGKAGSMLGSGGVVVIDDQTCIVEFALRTISFYQHESCGWCIPCREGTDWLKKSLTRFHAGFGTEKDIDNIRYIAENMMGRTFCPLGDAAAMPTLGFVKKFRKEFEDHLNGKPCPFAKHVELAVV; encoded by the coding sequence ATGCCGAGGCTGGTTTCGCATCCCGATGAAGTGAAGATTGTGACGCGCCGGTTTGGGATGGGCGCGACGGACATCAATAAGTACGTTGAGCTGGGCGGATACCAGGCGTTGGCGAAGTGCCTGGCGCAGGGGCCCGAGTGGACGATCAACGAGATGAAAGCCTCGAATCTGCGCGGGCGCGGAGGGGCGGGGTTTCCGACGGGACTGAAGTGGTCGTTTGTGCCGAAGCAGAGCCCGAAGCCGAAGTATGTGCTGGTGAACGGCGACGAGAGCGAGCCCGGCACCTGCAAGGACCACCTGATTTTCCTGCACGATCCGCATGCGGTGATTGAAGGGACGATGATCGCGGGGCTGGCGATCGGCGCGAAGGTGGGGTTCATCTACCTGCGCGGCGAGTATCGCTACCTGCTGGAGATCATGGAGCGGGCCGTTGCGGATGCGTACGCGAAGGGCATCCTGGGCAAGAACATTTTGGGGTCGGACTTCGAGTTCAATGTGATTACGCAGACGGGCGCGGGCGCGTATGAGGTGGGCGAGGAGTCGGCGCTGATGGAGTCGCTTGAGGGCAAGCGCGGCGTGCCGCGGATCAAGCCTCCCTTCCCTGCTGTGGTTGGCCTATATGGCGGTCCCACGGTGATCAATAACGCCGAGACGATTGCGACGGTTCCGCATGTGATTTCGATGGGCGCGGCCGAGTATGCGGCGGTGGGCACCGAACGCAACGGCGGGACAAGGCTGTTCGGGTTGAGCGGGCATGTTGAGCGTCCGGGCGTGTATGAACTGCCAATGGGCTACAACCTCAAGAAGATGATTTACGAGGTGGGCGGCGGCATTCGCGGCGGGCGGAAGCTGAAGGCTGTGGTGCCGGGCGGGTCATCGACGCCGGTGCTTCTGCCGGAAGAGATTGAGAACCTGGGAATGGATTTCGACCAGGTGGGCAAGGCCGGATCGATGCTGGGTTCAGGCGGCGTCGTAGTGATCGACGACCAGACTTGTATTGTGGAGTTCGCGCTGCGGACGATCAGCTTTTATCAGCATGAAAGCTGCGGATGGTGCATTCCGTGCCGCGAGGGAACGGATTGGCTGAAGAAGTCGCTGACGCGGTTTCACGCGGGTTTCGGGACGGAGAAGGACATCGACAACATCCGGTATATCGCGGAGAACATGATGGGACGGACGTTCTGCCCGCTGGGTGATGCGGCGGCGATGCCGACGTTGGGATTCGTGAAGAAGTTCAGGAAAGAGTTTGAGGATCACTTGAACGGGAAGCCGTGCCCGTTTGCCAAGCATGTGGAGTTGGCGGTGGTGTAA
- a CDS encoding NADH-quinone oxidoreductase subunit NuoE family protein produces MSAETMSIFSPQLAARFDALVEKYPVKRSALIPMMLYAQDEIGYLSDAAIAEIAERLSLTQLDVRNVASYYSMLRFKPAGKFNVQVCTNISCMLRGAYEVFERFQEELGVGHKGVTKDGVFSLEEVECIGACCWAPAIQVNYDFHDELTPDHVPGIIAGYRGQANGRGGR; encoded by the coding sequence ATGAGCGCGGAGACGATGAGCATCTTTTCGCCGCAGCTCGCGGCGCGGTTCGACGCGCTGGTCGAGAAGTATCCCGTGAAGCGGTCGGCACTGATTCCGATGATGCTGTATGCGCAGGACGAGATCGGCTACCTGAGCGATGCGGCGATTGCCGAGATTGCGGAGCGGCTGTCGCTGACGCAACTGGATGTGCGGAATGTGGCCAGCTACTACTCGATGCTGCGGTTCAAGCCGGCGGGCAAGTTCAACGTGCAGGTGTGCACGAATATCAGCTGCATGCTACGCGGAGCGTATGAAGTTTTTGAACGGTTCCAGGAGGAACTGGGGGTCGGGCACAAGGGAGTGACGAAGGACGGGGTGTTCAGCCTGGAAGAAGTGGAGTGCATTGGGGCGTGCTGCTGGGCTCCGGCGATCCAGGTGAACTACGACTTTCACGATGAGCTGACGCCGGATCATGTGCCGGGAATCATCGCGGGATATCGCGGACAGGCCAACGGAAGGGGAGGTCGCTGA
- the nuoG gene encoding NADH-quinone oxidoreductase subunit NuoG — MPDVTFTVDGKKLTAPAGTLLIEACRKAGIEIPAFCYYPGLSLQAACRMCVVRQEKVPKLQTACTTTVAEGQVFVTDSPEISQARKATIELLLGNHPLDCPVCDAGGECELQDMTFKYGAGTSLMVDAKRHREEQQWSPQVFFDRPRCILCYRCVRMCGEGMDVWALGIQNRGVTAVIAPNGGDHLDCEECGMCIDACPVGALTSGAYRYKTRPWEMNHVSTVCTHCADGCKVTLGVRQSQEGADILRADNRDKSGINGDFLCAKGRFGFDFVDSADRLTKPLVRNANGQLEPASWENALKTAAAGLKDVLDSRGGDGIGVIGSNRTTNEENYLLQKFARTVLQTNNIDHHRTADFAAFARAMAGHEDKAASMRDAATAPAILLVGGNPTEEHPLLAWQLRSNVRLNKARLYIVNHRSIKLERQAKASQGVPPNGYRDLTALVDGGQGDFAKAVAAEESLLVIFGQEFRGEQIGALVSWGLKRGNVKFAFLGDHSNSRGAADMGVLPDLLPGYVPVADAGGFAQEYPGLPSTPGKTVAEMMDAAQHRSIGGLLVMGANPVGRLNIEPASLKNTFVVVQDLFLTETAALADVVFPAASLYEKSGTVTNTFGDVQMVKKAADRPGVRPDFEILVRLATMMGADVKTLVPFGKRGVRGDLGQTRGAQSGEADRHGVWLAGRGLEPRLSPFDPLAVLDEIERLVPSYKLDRLSLLTGNDVKSEPGFVPLSALTNGRSEQVAPAHDGLFTSGTLGRYSGYMRELNEYQSRQKEVAETAAD, encoded by the coding sequence ATGCCGGACGTAACGTTTACGGTTGACGGAAAGAAGCTGACGGCTCCCGCGGGGACGCTGCTGATTGAGGCGTGCCGCAAGGCGGGCATTGAGATTCCTGCCTTCTGCTACTACCCGGGGTTGAGCCTGCAGGCCGCGTGCCGCATGTGCGTGGTGCGCCAGGAGAAGGTGCCGAAGCTGCAGACGGCGTGCACGACGACGGTGGCTGAGGGCCAGGTGTTCGTGACGGATTCGCCGGAGATTTCGCAGGCGCGCAAGGCGACGATTGAGCTGCTGCTGGGGAATCATCCGCTGGACTGCCCGGTGTGCGACGCGGGCGGCGAGTGCGAACTGCAGGACATGACGTTCAAGTACGGCGCGGGCACCAGTTTGATGGTGGACGCCAAACGGCATCGCGAAGAGCAGCAGTGGTCGCCGCAGGTGTTCTTCGATCGGCCGCGGTGCATTCTGTGTTACCGGTGCGTGCGCATGTGCGGCGAAGGCATGGATGTGTGGGCGCTGGGGATTCAGAATCGCGGCGTGACGGCGGTGATTGCGCCGAACGGCGGCGATCATCTGGATTGCGAAGAGTGCGGCATGTGCATCGACGCATGCCCGGTGGGCGCGCTGACAAGCGGCGCGTATCGCTACAAGACGCGGCCGTGGGAGATGAACCACGTTTCGACTGTGTGCACGCACTGCGCGGATGGATGCAAGGTGACGCTGGGCGTAAGGCAGTCGCAGGAAGGCGCGGACATTCTGCGCGCGGACAATCGCGACAAGAGCGGCATCAATGGCGACTTTTTGTGCGCCAAGGGACGCTTCGGCTTTGACTTTGTGGATAGCGCGGACCGGCTTACGAAGCCGCTGGTGCGCAATGCGAATGGGCAGCTCGAGCCGGCATCGTGGGAGAATGCGCTGAAGACTGCGGCGGCGGGATTGAAGGATGTCCTAGACAGCCGGGGCGGCGATGGGATCGGCGTGATCGGTTCGAACCGCACGACGAACGAAGAGAACTACCTGCTGCAGAAGTTCGCGCGCACGGTGCTACAGACGAACAACATCGATCATCACCGGACCGCGGATTTTGCGGCGTTTGCGCGGGCGATGGCGGGGCACGAGGACAAGGCCGCGAGCATGCGCGATGCGGCGACAGCTCCGGCGATTTTGCTGGTGGGCGGCAATCCGACGGAGGAGCATCCCCTGCTGGCGTGGCAGTTGCGCAGCAATGTGCGGCTGAACAAGGCGCGGCTGTACATCGTGAATCACCGCTCGATCAAGTTGGAGCGGCAGGCGAAGGCGTCGCAAGGCGTGCCGCCGAATGGGTATCGCGATCTGACAGCGCTTGTCGATGGCGGGCAGGGCGATTTTGCGAAGGCGGTTGCGGCTGAAGAGTCGCTGCTGGTGATCTTCGGGCAGGAGTTCCGCGGCGAACAGATTGGCGCGCTGGTCAGCTGGGGATTGAAGCGCGGAAATGTGAAGTTCGCGTTTCTGGGCGATCACTCGAATTCGCGCGGCGCGGCAGACATGGGGGTGCTGCCTGATCTGCTGCCGGGGTATGTGCCGGTGGCGGATGCGGGCGGGTTCGCGCAGGAGTATCCGGGATTGCCGTCGACGCCGGGCAAGACGGTGGCGGAGATGATGGATGCCGCGCAGCATCGCTCGATTGGCGGGCTGCTGGTGATGGGTGCGAATCCGGTGGGCAGGCTGAATATCGAGCCGGCCTCGCTGAAGAACACGTTTGTGGTGGTGCAGGATTTGTTCCTGACAGAGACGGCGGCGCTGGCGGACGTGGTGTTTCCGGCGGCAAGTCTGTATGAGAAGTCGGGAACGGTGACGAACACGTTTGGCGATGTGCAGATGGTGAAGAAGGCTGCGGACCGTCCGGGCGTGCGGCCTGACTTCGAGATTCTGGTTCGGCTGGCAACGATGATGGGCGCCGATGTGAAGACGCTGGTTCCGTTTGGGAAGCGCGGTGTGCGCGGGGACCTCGGGCAGACACGCGGAGCGCAATCGGGTGAGGCCGATCGGCATGGTGTGTGGCTGGCGGGGCGCGGGCTAGAGCCGAGGCTGAGCCCATTCGATCCGCTGGCGGTGCTGGATGAGATCGAGCGGCTGGTGCCTTCGTACAAGCTGGATCGGCTGAGCCTACTCACAGGAAATGATGTGAAGAGTGAGCCGGGGTTTGTGCCGTTGTCGGCACTGACGAACGGGCGGTCAGAGCAGGTTGCGCCGGCGCACGATGGGCTGTTCACCTCGGGAACGCTCGGGCGGTATAGCGGGTACATGCGCGAGTTGAATGAGTATCAGTCGCGACAAAAGGAAGTGGCGGAGACTGCGGCGGATTGA